One Acutalibacter muris DNA window includes the following coding sequences:
- a CDS encoding TPM domain-containing protein gives MKLIPQKKFFRFISLLFVTTLMLLPSLYCGVAIPARAEASPEVPEASTDFYYNDQANLLSEETRSLILTKNAALAPHSIQLVVLTMDTLPVTGYTQRVEYLRSVMQSWQVGGAEGRGLLLALSVSDGDYIAVAGEGLLSHFTTDLLKSLLDAQLEPDFSAGSYDAGVSKFITEAASQAETFAVSSGSQPVSAKPAPKKDDGVPVLLWVALGAGAVAVLCIAVFLLSGRQSRRYSPRRGVHRHAPLVTPPRTNVLRHESHTPIIVKSARRGDGPSRIRKL, from the coding sequence ATGAAGCTCATCCCACAGAAAAAATTTTTTCGGTTTATTTCCCTTTTATTTGTGACCACCCTTATGCTTTTGCCGTCTTTATATTGTGGGGTGGCAATTCCCGCCCGTGCCGAGGCCTCGCCCGAAGTTCCCGAGGCCAGTACGGATTTCTACTATAACGATCAGGCAAACCTGTTGAGCGAAGAGACCCGCTCCCTTATCCTCACCAAAAACGCCGCTCTTGCCCCCCATTCTATCCAGCTGGTGGTCCTCACCATGGATACCCTTCCCGTCACCGGCTATACTCAGCGGGTGGAGTACCTGCGCTCTGTGATGCAGTCCTGGCAGGTGGGCGGGGCCGAGGGCCGGGGCCTGCTCCTGGCCTTGTCCGTCTCAGACGGCGACTACATAGCCGTGGCCGGAGAAGGGCTTTTGTCCCACTTCACCACAGATCTCCTAAAGTCCCTGCTGGACGCACAGCTGGAGCCGGACTTCAGCGCCGGCTCCTACGACGCGGGGGTGTCAAAATTCATCACCGAAGCCGCAAGCCAGGCGGAGACCTTCGCCGTCTCCTCCGGGAGCCAGCCGGTCTCCGCAAAGCCCGCGCCCAAAAAAGACGACGGCGTTCCCGTCCTTCTTTGGGTAGCCCTTGGGGCCGGGGCAGTGGCGGTCCTCTGTATCGCCGTGTTCCTCCTGTCCGGCCGCCAGAGCCGCAGGTATAGCCCCCGCCGGGGCGTCCACCGGCACGCGCCCCTTGTGACCCCGCCGCGCACCAACGTGCTGCGCCACGAGAGCCACACCCCCATAATTGTGAAATCCGCCCGCCGTGGGGACGGCCCGTCCCGCATAAGAAAGCTTTGA
- a CDS encoding acyl carrier protein, with protein MDQREVFDRLNRVFRDVFDDETIRVTPNTTADDIDDWDSLEHITLISAVEREFRMKFKMGEISSMKNVGEMARIVMERAKR; from the coding sequence ATGGACCAGAGAGAAGTATTCGACAGGCTGAACCGGGTGTTCCGTGATGTGTTCGACGACGAGACTATCCGCGTCACTCCCAATACCACCGCCGATGATATCGACGACTGGGACAGCCTTGAGCACATCACCCTGATATCCGCCGTAGAGCGGGAGTTCCGCATGAAGTTCAAAATGGGCGAGATATCCTCCATGAAGAACGTGGGCGAGATGGCCCGGATAGTTATGGAGCGCGCCAAGCGCTGA
- a CDS encoding phenylacetate--CoA ligase family protein, whose product MERYYQPEIECAPREQIKALQDERLVKQVKHVWDKVPYYRKKMEEKGVTPEDIRSSDDLYKLPFLSKADLREAYPYGLMGKPLKDCVRIQSTSGTTGKRVVAFYTQHDLDLWEDCCARAIMAAGGTNEDVCQVSYGYGLFTGGPGLNGGSHKVGCLTIPTSSGNTERQIMFIQDLSATILCCTPSYAAYIGETMKEMGLTPEEIPLKAGIFGAEAWSQEMRRDIENTLGIKAYDIYGLTELSGPGVSFECSAQTGMHINEDHFIAEIIDPETGEVLPEGSQGELVFTSITKEAFPLLRYRTRDICTLTREPCPCGRTHVKMTKPQGRTDDMLIIRGVNVFPSQIETVLLNHGYPANYQIIVDRVKNTDTLDVQVEMTPEMFTDNLGDISERQKELMEGLRSMLGLTAKVTLVAPKSIVRSEGKAVRVIDKRKI is encoded by the coding sequence ATGGAACGCTACTATCAACCCGAGATCGAATGTGCCCCAAGAGAGCAGATCAAGGCCCTCCAGGACGAGCGCTTGGTTAAGCAGGTGAAGCACGTCTGGGACAAGGTGCCGTACTATAGGAAAAAGATGGAGGAAAAGGGGGTCACGCCGGAGGACATCAGGTCCAGTGACGACCTTTATAAACTCCCCTTCTTATCTAAGGCCGACCTGCGCGAGGCCTATCCCTATGGGCTTATGGGCAAGCCGCTGAAGGACTGCGTGCGCATACAGTCCACCTCGGGCACTACCGGCAAGCGGGTAGTGGCCTTCTATACCCAGCACGACCTTGACCTTTGGGAGGACTGCTGCGCCAGGGCAATTATGGCGGCGGGGGGCACCAACGAGGACGTGTGCCAGGTGAGCTATGGCTATGGGCTCTTTACCGGCGGGCCCGGGCTAAACGGCGGCTCTCATAAGGTGGGGTGCCTTACGATACCCACCAGCTCCGGGAATACGGAGCGACAGATAATGTTCATACAGGACCTCAGCGCCACCATACTCTGCTGCACGCCCTCTTATGCGGCGTACATAGGCGAGACCATGAAGGAGATGGGGCTGACTCCGGAGGAGATACCGCTGAAGGCGGGTATCTTCGGGGCGGAGGCCTGGAGCCAGGAGATGCGCCGGGACATTGAGAACACCCTGGGCATAAAGGCCTATGACATCTATGGCCTTACGGAGCTCTCCGGGCCCGGGGTGTCCTTCGAGTGCTCGGCCCAGACCGGGATGCATATCAACGAGGACCACTTTATAGCTGAGATAATTGACCCGGAGACCGGCGAGGTGCTCCCGGAGGGGAGCCAGGGCGAGCTGGTGTTCACCTCCATCACCAAGGAGGCTTTCCCGCTCTTACGCTACCGTACAAGGGACATCTGCACCCTGACCCGGGAGCCCTGCCCCTGTGGGCGCACCCATGTGAAGATGACAAAGCCTCAGGGCCGCACGGATGATATGCTGATAATCCGTGGCGTGAATGTGTTCCCCTCTCAGATAGAGACGGTGCTTTTGAACCATGGATACCCGGCCAACTACCAGATTATTGTGGACAGAGTAAAGAATACTGACACCCTGGACGTGCAGGTGGAGATGACCCCGGAGATGTTCACGGACAATCTGGGCGATATTTCAGAGCGTCAGAAGGAGCTGATGGAGGGACTTCGTTCCATGCTGGGCCTGACGGCCAAGGTCACACTGGTGGCGCCGAAGTCCATCGTCAGAAGCGAGGGCAAGGCGGTAAGAGTCATTGACAAGAGGAAAATCTGA
- a CDS encoding ACT domain-containing protein, which translates to MTVNQISVFLENRPGTLTNMTALLAENGIDMRALSLAETNDFGIVRIIVDDVYKAATVLKDGGFVHKLTPVLAVLIPDEPGGLHRVLEVLTEAGVNVEYMYAFLGGGDVDHAYMIFRVQDTKAAGAALAAKGIKLVSQDNISGI; encoded by the coding sequence ATGACAGTGAATCAGATATCCGTTTTCCTGGAAAACCGGCCGGGGACGCTGACGAACATGACGGCGCTGCTGGCGGAGAACGGCATAGATATGCGGGCCTTGAGCCTTGCGGAAACCAACGACTTCGGTATTGTGCGGATAATCGTTGACGACGTGTACAAGGCGGCGACGGTTTTAAAGGACGGCGGTTTCGTCCACAAGCTGACCCCCGTGCTGGCGGTGCTGATACCCGACGAGCCGGGGGGGCTGCACCGGGTGCTGGAGGTGCTTACCGAGGCCGGGGTCAACGTGGAGTATATGTACGCCTTTCTTGGGGGCGGGGACGTGGACCACGCCTATATGATATTCCGGGTGCAGGACACCAAGGCGGCAGGAGCGGCCCTGGCGGCAAAGGGTATCAAGCTTGTGTCCCAAGACAATATTTCAGGTATATAA
- a CDS encoding MBOAT family O-acyltransferase: protein MVFADLFFIYIFLPLCFICYFMAKTLPAKNVVLIVFSLIFYAWGEPLWIILLVFSSFLNWSIGILIGKNRATGRARLFVALGIIIDIALLVVFKYSGFLVENLNGLTGLALPVPKMRLPIGISFFTFQAISYILDCYWETVKVQRRYSRFLLYLSLFPQLIAGPIVRYSVVEDEIESRSVNATDLCEGALRVIVGLSKKVILANNLWVIVDSFFGKDISTLSFLGTWYTVIVYSLYVYFDFSGYSDIAIGLGRIFGFHFDENFTHPFACKTIAEFWQRWHISLGSFFRDYLLYVPIFGKNRKYLSLFLVWFCTGVWHGAAWNYILWGLYFGCFIFFEQKLGKKRIKKWPLWWKHIYSKLVIIIGFGIFYFEDLSQLGLFFRNIFGLGAITGAAPFFDPITWASFQNNLFLIAVSIVCSLPVLPKIKSFFLDSPSDSLYIAGRAGSLIACMGLLALVSILLVDATNNVFLYWRF, encoded by the coding sequence TTGGTATTTGCAGACCTTTTCTTCATCTACATATTCCTGCCCCTATGCTTTATATGCTACTTCATGGCAAAGACCCTGCCCGCAAAGAATGTGGTGCTCATCGTCTTTTCCCTGATATTCTACGCCTGGGGCGAACCCCTATGGATAATCCTGCTGGTATTCAGCTCCTTCCTGAACTGGTCCATAGGCATACTTATCGGGAAGAACCGCGCCACCGGCCGGGCCAGGCTCTTTGTGGCCCTGGGCATAATAATCGATATAGCCCTGTTGGTGGTTTTCAAGTACAGCGGCTTCCTCGTGGAGAACCTGAACGGCCTTACGGGTCTCGCCCTCCCTGTGCCCAAGATGCGTCTGCCCATTGGCATCAGCTTCTTCACCTTCCAGGCCATCTCCTATATCCTGGACTGCTACTGGGAAACTGTAAAGGTCCAGCGCCGCTACTCCCGCTTCTTACTCTACCTCTCCCTCTTCCCCCAGCTGATAGCCGGCCCCATCGTGCGCTACAGCGTGGTAGAGGACGAGATAGAGTCCCGCTCTGTCAACGCCACCGATCTTTGCGAGGGAGCCCTCCGGGTGATAGTTGGCCTGTCGAAAAAGGTGATACTGGCCAACAACCTCTGGGTGATAGTGGACTCCTTCTTCGGCAAGGATATCTCCACCCTCTCGTTCCTCGGCACCTGGTACACGGTGATAGTCTACTCCCTCTATGTCTACTTCGACTTCTCCGGCTATTCCGACATCGCCATCGGCCTTGGCCGCATATTCGGCTTCCACTTTGACGAGAACTTCACCCACCCCTTCGCCTGCAAAACCATCGCCGAGTTCTGGCAGCGCTGGCATATCTCTCTCGGCTCCTTCTTCCGGGACTATCTGCTCTACGTGCCCATTTTCGGCAAAAACCGCAAGTATCTCAGCCTGTTCCTGGTATGGTTCTGCACCGGTGTCTGGCACGGCGCGGCCTGGAACTATATCCTCTGGGGCCTATACTTCGGCTGCTTTATCTTCTTCGAGCAGAAGCTGGGGAAGAAGCGCATAAAAAAGTGGCCCCTCTGGTGGAAGCATATCTATTCAAAGCTGGTGATAATCATCGGCTTCGGCATCTTCTACTTCGAGGACCTCTCCCAGCTGGGCCTGTTCTTCCGCAATATCTTTGGCCTGGGCGCTATCACCGGCGCGGCCCCCTTCTTCGACCCCATCACCTGGGCCTCCTTCCAGAATAACCTGTTCCTTATCGCCGTATCCATAGTATGCAGCCTGCCTGTGCTGCCCAAAATAAAGAGCTTCTTTCTGGACTCCCCCAGCGACTCCCTGTATATAGCCGGCCGGGCGGGCTCCCTTATCGCCTGCATGGGCCTTTTGGCCCTTGTCAGTATCCTGCTGGTGGACGCCACCAACAATGTGTTCCTTTATTGGCGCTTCTGA
- a CDS encoding TatD family nuclease-associated radical SAM protein, with the protein MENQISPLYGASATYEYGANLYINMTNLCPNRCDFCLRQNSSGSLYANNLWYQGGEPTKEEFRAQLQQRDLNRYPEIVFCGYGEPACRWDDMMWLCDYIRSTGSHFIRINTNGLANLITGRNAALDLDGRVDAVSVSLNASTPEGYDKICHSRFGLKAFPALLRFTSTAVLNVPHVRMTVVSTMPKAEQEACQKVAESVGADFFVREYIRE; encoded by the coding sequence ATGGAAAACCAGATAAGCCCCCTATACGGTGCCAGCGCCACATATGAATACGGCGCGAACCTGTACATCAACATGACTAACCTCTGTCCCAACCGCTGCGATTTCTGCCTTCGGCAGAACAGCTCCGGCAGCCTTTATGCCAATAACCTCTGGTACCAGGGCGGCGAGCCCACAAAGGAGGAATTCCGTGCCCAGCTTCAGCAGCGGGACCTGAACCGCTACCCGGAAATAGTGTTCTGCGGCTACGGCGAGCCCGCCTGCCGCTGGGACGATATGATGTGGCTCTGTGACTACATACGCTCCACCGGCTCCCACTTCATACGCATAAACACCAACGGCCTTGCAAACCTTATCACCGGCCGCAACGCCGCCCTGGACCTGGACGGCCGCGTGGACGCGGTGTCCGTAAGCCTTAACGCCAGCACCCCCGAGGGCTACGACAAAATATGCCACAGCCGTTTCGGCCTTAAAGCCTTTCCGGCCCTCCTGCGCTTTACAAGCACCGCCGTGCTCAACGTCCCCCATGTACGCATGACCGTTGTGAGCACCATGCCGAAGGCCGAGCAGGAGGCCTGTCAGAAGGTGGCCGAAAGCGTGGGCGCGGACTTCTTTGTTCGGGAATATATTAGGGAATAA
- a CDS encoding DHHW family protein: MENPEIKHIREPDPRPRTQPQPRRRRVDRRALLCSRLSIICLAVLLLAFALTSALLLVLPRSTKSLIEKRDLATFPKFTLESYFSGDFTAGVATWYDDTVPNHDGLKNLGNSFKRLFGLPKSEDSVQFVGKIDKIQDRAPAEGPTPAPVNSGADNNSPGTAGAPLPAGAAGRNMTPDASNLPAPTADPFPNGAVEQRDIIENIMIIKQDGHWRGMEMFAGGGGDSYASALNDLRSKVDPSVNIWSMPAPLPCQFYTPKEYKEYVADQSQCFDNVHAKLGSGITPLNVCAALAAHAEEPIYCRTDHHWQPLGAYYAAEAFASAAGVPFADIGSYTSKKIENSMGTMYAWSKSADLLSDPEDFTYYLPGVPYSAVYYNQDFSFAWDDDDLFGAEIPEDPYVVYLGSDQYIVKVTTEVQNGRKLLIMKDSYGNATVPFYTSSFGEIYVADIRYMERNLVSMIRDLGITDVVFTVSAFSVVGENAGHIQTLIDQNAGETVTDPYPQPGPTTAPPAAE; this comes from the coding sequence GTGGAAAATCCCGAGATAAAGCATATCCGCGAGCCGGACCCCCGTCCGCGGACTCAGCCACAGCCCCGCCGCCGCAGGGTGGACCGGCGCGCCCTCTTATGCAGCCGGCTCTCCATTATCTGCCTTGCGGTACTCCTTTTGGCCTTTGCCCTTACATCGGCGCTGCTCCTGGTACTGCCCCGCTCCACCAAATCCCTGATAGAGAAGCGGGATTTGGCCACTTTCCCAAAGTTCACCCTGGAGAGCTATTTTTCCGGTGATTTCACTGCCGGCGTCGCCACCTGGTATGACGACACCGTGCCGAACCACGACGGCCTGAAGAACCTGGGCAACAGCTTCAAGCGCCTTTTCGGCCTGCCAAAGTCCGAGGATTCAGTGCAGTTCGTAGGCAAGATAGACAAAATACAGGACCGCGCCCCTGCGGAGGGCCCCACCCCGGCCCCCGTAAACAGCGGCGCTGATAATAACAGCCCCGGCACTGCCGGAGCCCCCCTGCCGGCGGGAGCCGCAGGCAGGAACATGACCCCAGACGCCTCCAACCTCCCCGCCCCCACCGCCGACCCCTTCCCCAACGGGGCCGTGGAGCAGAGGGATATCATCGAGAACATCATGATAATCAAGCAGGACGGCCACTGGCGGGGCATGGAGATGTTCGCCGGGGGCGGCGGCGATTCCTACGCCTCGGCCCTTAACGACCTGCGCTCGAAGGTGGACCCCTCCGTAAATATCTGGTCCATGCCCGCCCCTCTCCCCTGCCAGTTCTATACACCAAAGGAGTATAAGGAGTACGTGGCGGACCAGTCCCAGTGCTTTGACAACGTGCACGCAAAGCTTGGCTCCGGTATAACGCCCCTGAATGTCTGCGCCGCCCTGGCGGCTCACGCGGAGGAGCCCATCTACTGCCGCACCGATCACCACTGGCAGCCCCTGGGTGCCTACTACGCGGCCGAAGCCTTTGCCAGCGCCGCCGGGGTCCCCTTCGCTGATATCGGCTCCTATACCTCCAAAAAGATCGAAAACTCCATGGGCACCATGTACGCCTGGTCCAAGTCCGCCGACCTTCTAAGTGACCCCGAGGACTTTACCTACTACCTCCCCGGCGTGCCCTACTCGGCGGTATACTATAACCAGGACTTCAGCTTCGCCTGGGACGACGACGACCTCTTTGGGGCGGAGATACCCGAGGACCCCTATGTGGTGTACCTTGGCAGCGACCAGTATATCGTCAAGGTGACCACTGAGGTACAGAACGGCCGCAAGCTCCTGATAATGAAGGACAGTTACGGCAACGCCACCGTCCCCTTCTATACCAGTTCCTTCGGTGAAATATACGTGGCGGATATCCGCTATATGGAGCGGAATTTAGTCAGTATGATACGTGACCTGGGCATAACCGACGTAGTCTTTACCGTCTCGGCCTTCTCCGTGGTGGGCGAAAACGCCGGACATATTCAGACCCTTATAGACCAAAACGCCGGCGAGACCGTTACCGACCCATACCCCCAGCCCGGCCCCACCACCGCGCCGCCGGCGGCAGAATGA
- a CDS encoding TatD family hydrolase, with translation MGPGEYLEIYDSHAHYDDKAFDSDRAWLLEKQLPLSGVRCVINMGTRLLTCASTVGLSDLNPYIFAAVGIHPEEIDDTLPENWLECLRVWLENGDAVAVGEIGLDYHWPDSAPRERQREVFAAQLALAKELNYPVCVHDRDAHQDVLALLREYRPQGVVHCFSGSAEMAREIVDLGMYIGIGGAVTFKNAKKILRVAESIPLDRLLLETDAPYMAPEPYRGKRCDSSLIPHTAAKIAELRGIATREVLEASNANIRRLFRLEGRVPRASAPSPLAY, from the coding sequence ATGGGCCCCGGCGAGTACCTGGAGATATACGACTCCCACGCCCACTATGACGACAAGGCCTTCGACAGCGACCGGGCCTGGCTCCTGGAGAAGCAGCTGCCCCTTTCCGGCGTGCGCTGCGTGATAAACATGGGCACCCGGCTCCTCACCTGCGCCTCCACCGTGGGGCTTTCGGACCTGAACCCATATATCTTCGCCGCCGTGGGGATACACCCCGAGGAGATCGACGATACCCTCCCCGAAAACTGGCTGGAATGTTTAAGGGTCTGGCTGGAAAACGGAGACGCGGTGGCCGTCGGTGAGATAGGCCTTGACTACCATTGGCCCGACAGCGCGCCCAGAGAAAGGCAGAGGGAGGTCTTCGCCGCCCAGCTTGCCCTTGCAAAAGAGCTCAACTACCCCGTCTGCGTCCACGACCGGGACGCCCACCAGGACGTGCTGGCCCTGCTTCGGGAGTACCGGCCCCAGGGCGTTGTCCACTGCTTCTCCGGCAGCGCCGAGATGGCCCGGGAAATAGTGGATCTGGGCATGTATATCGGCATAGGCGGAGCGGTAACCTTTAAGAATGCCAAAAAGATACTAAGGGTGGCCGAGAGCATCCCCCTCGACCGTCTGCTCTTAGAGACCGACGCTCCCTATATGGCCCCGGAACCCTATAGGGGAAAGCGCTGCGACTCAAGCCTGATACCCCACACGGCCGCGAAAATAGCCGAGCTGCGCGGTATCGCTACCCGCGAGGTGCTGGAGGCCTCCAACGCTAATATCCGGCGGCTTTTCCGCCTGGAGGGCCGCGTACCGCGGGCCTCCGCCCCCAGCCCCCTCGCATATTAA
- a CDS encoding indolepyruvate oxidoreductase subunit beta, with translation METKNIMIVGVGGQGSLLASKLLGHLLMGQGFDVKVSEVHGMSQRGGSVVTFVRYGDKVYSPVIDKGQADAIVSFELLEAARWLQYLKPGGRVVTNTQQIDPMPVITGAAEYPGKLVGKMEAAGAKVDALDCLGLAEQAGSAKAVNLVLLGRLSHYFDFPPEAWQEAIEACVPGKFLELNRRAFALGQRA, from the coding sequence ATGGAGACGAAAAATATCATGATAGTCGGAGTGGGGGGGCAAGGCTCTCTGCTTGCCAGCAAGCTTTTGGGACACCTATTGATGGGCCAGGGCTTCGATGTTAAGGTGTCCGAGGTCCATGGTATGAGCCAGCGGGGTGGCAGCGTGGTTACCTTTGTGCGGTACGGCGATAAGGTGTACTCGCCGGTGATAGATAAAGGGCAGGCGGACGCGATCGTCTCCTTTGAGCTGCTGGAGGCCGCAAGGTGGCTCCAGTATCTGAAGCCGGGGGGCCGGGTGGTGACAAACACCCAGCAGATAGACCCAATGCCCGTGATAACCGGCGCGGCGGAGTACCCCGGAAAGCTGGTGGGCAAAATGGAAGCTGCCGGGGCTAAGGTGGACGCTCTGGACTGCCTGGGGCTTGCAGAGCAGGCCGGCAGCGCCAAGGCCGTGAATCTGGTGCTGCTGGGGCGGTTGAGCCACTATTTCGACTTCCCGCCTGAGGCCTGGCAGGAGGCCATAGAAGCGTGTGTGCCGGGGAAGTTCTTGGAGCTGAACAGGAGGGCTTTTGCGCTGGGGCAGAGGGCGTAG
- a CDS encoding cadherin-like beta sandwich domain-containing protein → MRRIIVLFAALAALWFLPAEGHALGFEVSGSQEGEGLEVQVEYDGTYGRVNACVFRVSFEPGLMDFVGTQEVSGGYLVNTIEGSTLRAVYSSYTDGSGLESVSFEFKARKTADITTTRVEVYVEQVAAQKEVPEIPPVSVEYEERPPASSEAKLLALNPDSGELEPEFSPDITEYEMSVPYSVTEMSFGISASPGARVSVNRRNLGSGGSDTLFRLTVTAEDGVTKQVYTVNVHRGEYIAPTPKPTATPKPSPTPKPTAVPKAEKTAEPDATPKATKTPKPTATPKAAKTPKPTASPKAGSTPAAFAASGPGEAGGADSAPLTEVVTIEREGVSTFDRLAALGGVFAAVLGAAAVGTFVYEKLSRRREEQLKGGRRRK, encoded by the coding sequence GTGAGACGGATCATAGTCCTCTTTGCGGCGCTGGCAGCCCTCTGGTTCCTGCCGGCGGAAGGTCATGCTCTGGGATTCGAGGTATCAGGCAGCCAGGAGGGGGAGGGCCTGGAGGTACAGGTGGAGTATGACGGGACTTATGGCAGGGTAAACGCCTGTGTGTTCCGTGTATCCTTTGAGCCGGGATTGATGGATTTTGTGGGGACACAGGAGGTAAGCGGCGGGTATTTGGTAAACACTATTGAGGGGAGCACATTGCGGGCTGTATACTCCTCCTATACGGACGGCAGCGGGCTGGAGTCGGTGAGCTTTGAGTTTAAGGCGCGCAAGACGGCGGATATCACAACCACCAGGGTGGAGGTATATGTGGAGCAGGTGGCCGCCCAAAAGGAGGTGCCGGAGATACCGCCGGTAAGTGTGGAGTATGAGGAGAGGCCGCCGGCCAGCAGCGAGGCGAAGCTGCTGGCCCTTAACCCTGACAGTGGGGAGCTGGAGCCGGAATTCTCACCGGACATTACAGAGTATGAAATGTCGGTGCCCTATTCTGTGACGGAAATGAGTTTTGGGATATCGGCTTCGCCCGGGGCCAGGGTCAGCGTGAACAGGAGAAATCTGGGCTCCGGCGGCAGCGATACGCTGTTTAGGCTGACAGTGACCGCAGAGGACGGTGTAACAAAGCAGGTATATACAGTAAATGTTCACAGAGGGGAGTATATCGCTCCGACCCCGAAGCCCACCGCGACCCCGAAGCCTAGTCCAACCCCGAAACCCACTGCTGTGCCGAAGGCTGAAAAGACAGCAGAACCTGACGCCACGCCGAAAGCCACGAAGACGCCAAAGCCCACGGCCACACCAAAGGCCGCAAAGACTCCTAAGCCCACTGCCAGCCCAAAGGCAGGGAGTACCCCGGCTGCTTTCGCTGCCAGCGGGCCGGGAGAAGCTGGCGGTGCGGACAGCGCTCCGCTGACGGAGGTGGTCACCATTGAAAGGGAGGGCGTGAGCACCTTTGACAGGCTGGCGGCCCTTGGAGGCGTATTTGCGGCTGTTTTAGGCGCGGCCGCGGTGGGGACCTTTGTGTATGAGAAGCTGAGCCGCCGGAGAGAGGAGCAGCTGAAGGGCGGCAGGAGACGGAAATAA